Proteins from a single region of Pseudorasbora parva isolate DD20220531a chromosome 22, ASM2467924v1, whole genome shotgun sequence:
- the LOC137058609 gene encoding uncharacterized protein — protein sequence MKTEMEDLGLWPGSRPVRHPMNMISLWRYPPQPELIDAIYELPSPKYFQLHPFFIWKPEHSIMERVRNNYTLPCLYGCPNPHVVSSGVGRPRVIIGTNSQYYILASRLSCKVCKKYWFADKPQWMDMLPSRFCNILPAFLTHKKAICKTVMDELRRTAKSPNDMANQLNEALHLRYERAHLAYLSTVKNVLDGDSGLYGQQTITGALRATNTPAPFGGYSDVVGWCGVTVSPHYLVDCLIQEYHRQESTLNLLLQGTFGQVLRADHTRKLARKVVLASGTMSSYAVMNENWMILSWVMLQSESDKSLQPMYEGLSRRYIFAGLPKANYQWVDRDCCAAFRIPNPEPQEHLLWDSWSTTEAIVTVATSGHIINTCSSRAEYNSDINIKLDLFHCMRRFSRECVSEHHPLHSAFCKFLSAAFSVVDQTDLQRLKQAYVFCGIVPANPTKQHIREHCRTRVPHPTELLERVESVLQRFFLECDPDGVPLFKPSMLKVWRIQRVHILRGCLSDPEVAEGILYRHGGTVQLNHVKGEAAAVPVWIPVRGTSQQEGFHFHQARWVTGTQVSTELFQAQGMIGVARWNFQRLVDLKQPEVKLPAVFDPVLIMELNKLSDVVTGQAKYPALLVSQTDTRERFGLQYLEPGCRPVPLDWDKHKSQKVHVAGEGERQSSELSALSESFPPDDPPEEVREEHFAQDDIFGVAPLGSKTMIQPGQPTNVKDEITPPLPFTPSPRAARTGSIKAGGLLFVLDHVRWTQPMRDCIDGLLVKYHGQKDLLIQVDAEYAALVQAASRDPNSLLHPTTKQHISRYVKHLAKMTNTSSSLNTSPEKLLETQQLWHHLTEGSETVSVPVLTLQPAPVNPPSNKPQESPLTKGEIEEMVKELVEKQQQKQLQQQPATKRTRNCLACGQPKSRYLGDGSSIHFFYQSGTVKYFYCSTKVYQLYAAEGLTNPRMPFADFAELPFFNRELEAVKQRSAEARQVMEERGKRKALEQHPTGRLCRFCHKPLKQGPESPHTHTGFPGVAGKYVYCPAKVFSLYRTEGMPHEMTWGEFCQSSFYEAERKRWAAEKGK from the exons ATGAAAACTGAAATGGAAGACTTGGGACTGTGGCCAGGATCTAGACCGGTGAGACATCCAATGAACATGATCTCCTTGTGGCGTTACCCACCTCAGCCTGAGCTTATTGATGCTATCTATGAGCTCCCATCACCAAAATACTTTCAACTTCATCCATTCTTCATTTGGAAACCAGAGCACAGCATTATGGAAAGAGTCCGCAACAACTACACTCTGCCATGCCTGTACGGCTGTCCGAATCCCCACGTTGTCTCGTCAGGTGTTGGACGACCCCGTGTCATTATTGGTACGAACAGCCAATACTACATACTTGCCTCTCGGCTCAGCTGTAAAGTTTGTAAAAAGTACTGGTTTGCAGACAAACCCCAATGGATGGACATGCTGCCAAGTCGTTTCTGCAACATTTTGCCAGCTTTTCTAACCCACAAGAAGGCCATATGTAAGACTGTGATGGATGAGTTGCGGCGCACAGCAAAGTCTCCCAACGATATGGCTAATCAGTTGAATGAGGCTCTCCACCTCAGGTATGAGCGTGCACACCTGGCTTACCTGTCCACTGTTAAAAATGTGCTGGATGGAGACAGTGGACTTTATGGTCAGCAGACCATCACAGGAGCACTAAGAGCAACAAACACTCCTGCTCCATTTGGTGGGTATAGTGATGTGGTCGGCTGGTGCGGAGTAACAGTCTCACCCCACTACTTGGTTGACTGCCTCATTCAGGAGTACCATAGGCAAGAGAGCACACTCAATctgctcctccaaggcacgttTGGACAAGTATTAAGGGCTGACCATACCCGCAAGCTGGCCCGGAAGGTTGTGCTTGCATCAGGTACTATGTCATCCTATGCCGTCATGAATGAAAACTGGATGATCTTGTCCTGGGTGATGCTGCAGTCTGAAAGTGACAAATCCCTGCAGCCAATGTATGAGGGGCTGTCTCGTCGCTACATTTTTGCTGGACTGCCAAAAGCCAACTACCAGTGGGTTGACAG AGATTGCTGTGCTGCCTTCAGGATCCCAAACCCTGAGCCACAGGAGCACCTCCTTTGGGATTCTTGGTCGACCACTGAGGCTATAGTGACTGTGGCAACCTCTGGGCATATAATCAACACCTGTTCCTCCCGCGCAGAATACAACAGCGACATCAACATCAAGCTGGACTTGTTCCACTGCATGCGGCGATTCTccagagagtgtgtgtcagaGCACCATCCACTGCACAGTGCTTTCTGTAAGTTTCTGTCAGCAGCTTTCAGTGTTGTGGACCAGACGGACCTACAGAGACTGAAGCAGGCGTATGTCTTCTGTGGGATAGTGCCTGCAAATCCAACAAAGCAGCACATCAGGGAGCACTGCCGCACCAGGGTCCCACACCCCACAGAGCTGCTGGAGAGAGTGGAGAGCGTTctgcaaagattttttttagaatGTGATCCTGATGGTGTGCCACTGTTCAAACCATCAATGTTGAAGGTGTGGAGGATTCAGAGAGTCCACATCCTCAGAGGCTGCCTGAGTGACCCAGAGGTTGCGGAGGGGATCCTCTATAGGCATGGTGGAACGGTCCAGCTGAACCATGTGAAGGGagaggcagcagctgtaccggTTTGGATCCCTGTGAGAGGCACCTCTCAGCAGGAGGGGTTCCATTTCCATCAGGCAAGATGGGTCACCGGCACTCAGGTATCCACAGAACTTTTCCAGGCGCAGGGCATGATTGGAGTGGCTCGTTGGAATTTCCAGCGCCTTGTGGACCTGAAGCAGCCTGAAGTGAAGCTGCCTGCAGTTTTTGATCCAGTGCTGATCATGGAACTAAACAAGCTTTCAGACGTGGTGACGGGTCAAGCCAAGTACCCTGCTTTACTTGTCTCACAGACAGACACCAGAGAAAGGTTTGGACTGCAGTATCTGGAGCCTGGTTGTCGTCCTGTACCCCTGGACTGGGACAAGCACAAGTCCCAAAAGGTACATGTTGCAGGGGAGGGAGAGCGTCAGTCCTCAGAGCTGTCTGCACTCAGTGAGAGTTTCCCACCTGATGACCCACCCGAGGAGGTCAGGGAGGAACACTTTGCTCAG GATGACATCTTTGGTGTGGCTCCTCTTGGCTCAAAAACAATGATCCAGCCTGGACAGCCCACCAATGTAAAAG ATGAGATAACACCACCACTGCCCTTTACTCCCTCTCCACGTGCTGCTCGCACAGGTTCCATCAAGGCAGGCGGTCTACTTTTTGTCCTGGACCATGTTCGGTGGACACAGCCCATGAGGGATTGCATTGATGGCCTTCTGGTAAAGTACCACGGGCAGAAAGACCTcctcatccaggtggatgcagAGTATGCTGCCCTTGTGCAGGCTGCCTCCAGGGATCCCAATAGCCTTTTACACCCCACCACAAAACAGCATATCTCCCGTTATGTGAAACACCTGGCCAAGATGACAAACACAAGTTCATCCCTGAACACCAGTCCAGAGAAACTCCTGGAAACCCAGCAGCTGTGGCATCACCTTACAGAAGGCAGTGAAACTGTAAGTGTTCCAGTGTTAACCCTCCAACCTGCCCCAGTGAACCCACCCAGTAATAAGCCCCAGGAGTCCCCGCTAACTAAGGGTGAGATTGAAGAAATGGTGAAAGAGCTTgtggagaagcagcagcaaaAGCAACTGCAACAGCAGCCTGCCACAAAGAGGACACGGAACTGTCTTGCTTGTGGGCAGCCAAAGTCACGTTACCTTGGTGATGGCTCCTCCATTCATTTCTTCTATCAGTCTGGGACCGTGAAGTACTTTTACTGCTCGACAAAGGTATACCAGCTGTATGCAGCGGAAGGCCTCACCAATCCTCGAATGCCATTTGCTGACTTTGCTGAATTGCCTTTTTTTAACCGAGAGCTAGAGGCCGTAAAGCAGCGTTCTGCAGAGGCAAGACAGGTAATGGAGGAGCGGGGAAAGAGAAAGGCCTTGGAGCAGCACCCCACTGGTCGCCTCTGTAGGTTCTGTCACAAGCCACTCAAACAAGGTCCAGAGagtccacacacacatactgggTTCCCTGGTGTGGCAGGGAAATATGTCTATTGTCCTGCCAAAGTGTTTTCCCTATATCGGACAGAAGGGATGCCTCACGAGATGACTTGGGGAGAGTTCTGTCAGTCTTCTTTTTATGAGGCTGAAAGGAAGAGATGGGCAGCAGAAAAGGGAAAGTGA